From a single Diceros bicornis minor isolate mBicDic1 chromosome 6, mDicBic1.mat.cur, whole genome shotgun sequence genomic region:
- the MARVELD1 gene encoding MARVEL domain-containing protein 1, which yields MLPPPPRQPPPQARAARGAVRLQRAFLRGPLGVLRLLQLLAGAAFWITIATSRYQGPVHFALFVSVLFWLLTLGLYFLTLLGKHELVPVLGSRWLLVNVAHDLLAAALYGAATGIMIDQTQSHSYCNLKNYQMSCAYHAFLAAAVCGGLCLGLYLLSALYGCCRRCQGEQEVA from the coding sequence ATGCTCCCGCCGCCCCCGCGCCAGCCGCCGCCCCAGGCGCGCGCGGCCCGCGGGGCGGTGCGCCTGCAGCGGGCCTTCCTGCGCGGCCCGCTGGGCGTGCTgcggctgctgcagctgctggccGGCGCCGCCTTCTGGATCACCATCGCCACGAGCAGGTACCAGGGCCCCGTGCACTTCGCGCTCTTCGTGTCCGTGCTCTTCTGGCTGCTGACCCTGGGCCTCTACTTCCTCACGCTACTGGGCAAGCACGAGCTGGTGCCCGTGCTGGGCTCGCGCTGGCTCCTGGTCAACGTGGCGCACGACCTGCTGGCGGCCGCGCTCTACGGCGCCGCGACGGGCATCATGATCGACCAGACGCAGAGCCACAGCTACTGCAACCTCAAGAATTACCAGATGTCCTGCGCCTACCACGCCTTCCTGGCGGCCGCCGTCTGCGGCGGCCTCTGCCTCGGCCTCTACCTGCTCTCGGCGCTCTACGGCTGCTGCCGCCGCTGCCAGGGCGAGCAGGAGGTGGCGTGA